Proteins co-encoded in one Erinaceus europaeus chromosome 2, mEriEur2.1, whole genome shotgun sequence genomic window:
- the TAF7 gene encoding transcription initiation factor TFIID subunit 7 codes for MSKSKDDAPHELESQFILRLPPEYASTVRRAVQSGHVNLKDRLTIELHPDGRHGIVRVDRVPLASKLVDLPCVMESLKTIDKKTFYKTADICQMLVATVDGDLYPPVEEPVAPTDPKASKKKDKDKEKKFIWNHGITLPLKNVRKRRFRKTAKKKYIESPDVEKEVKRLLSTDAEAVSTRWEIIAEDETKETENQGLDISSPGISGHRQGHDSLEHDELREIFNDLSSSSEDEDETQHQDEEDINIIDTEEDLERQLQDKLNESDEQHQENEGTNQLVMGIQKQIDNMKGKLQETQDRAKRQEDLIMKVENLALKNRFQAVLDELKQKEDREKEQLSSLQEELESLLEK; via the coding sequence ATGAGTAAGAGCAAAGACGATGCTCCCCACGAACTAGAAAGCCAGTTTATCTTACGCTTACCTCCGGAATATGCCTCTACTGTGCGGCGGGCAGTCCAGTCTGGCCATGTCAATCTGAAGGACAGACTGACAATTGAGTTACACCCTGATGGGCGTCATGGGATCGTCAGAGTGGACCGGGTCCCACTGGCCTCAAAATTGGTAGATCTGCCATGTGTTATGGAAAGTTTAAAAACCATTGATAAGAAAACCTTTTACAAGACAGCTGATATCTGTCAGATGCTTGTCGCCACAGTTGATGGAGATCTCTATCCTCCTGTGGAGGAGCCAGTTGCTCCCACAGATCccaaagcaagcaagaaaaaggataaggacaaagagaaaaaatttaTATGGAATCATGGGATTACCCTACCTCTGAAAaatgtcagaaagagaagattCCGAAAGAcagcaaaaaagaaatacattgaaTCTCCAGATGTGGAGAAAGAAGTGAAGCGCTTGCTGAGTACAGATGCTGAAGCTGTCAGTACTCGTTGGGAAATAATTGCTGAAGATgaaacaaaagaaacagaaaatcaaGGTCTTGATATCTCTTCTCCTGGAATATCTGGTCACAGGCAGGGCCATGACTCACTAGAGCATGATGAGCTTCGAGAGATATTCAATGACCTCAGCAGCAGCAGTGAAGATGAAGATGAGACACAGCACCAAGATGAAGAAGATATAAACATCATTGACACTGAAGAAGATCTAGAAAGACAGCTACAGGACAAGCTAAATGAATCAGATGAACAGCACCAAGAAAATGAAGGAACCAATCAGCTGGTTATGGGAATTCAGAAACAGATTGACAACATGAAAGGCAAGCTCCAAGAGACCCAAGACAGAGCAAAACGACAGGAAGATCTCATCATGAAAGTGGAAAACCTAGCTCTCAAGAACAGATTTCAGGCTGTGCTGGATGAACTCAAACAGAAGGAAGACCGAGAAAAGGAGCAGCTCAGCTCTTTGCAAGAAGAGCTAGA